From a region of the Notolabrus celidotus isolate fNotCel1 chromosome 14, fNotCel1.pri, whole genome shotgun sequence genome:
- the LOC117825361 gene encoding extracellular calcium-sensing receptor-like, producing the protein MIGGIFPVFNKETSRSSAFKSNPPGVECVGFKLQNFRWTQVMIFAMEEINKDPALLPNISLGYRILDSCASPSNALRAALTLASRPEETESTSPCTPAISALIAASGSTQSIIVAGALGPFQVPIVSYFSTCACLSDKTKYPTFFRTIPSDYFQAKALAALVKRFGWQWIGAIHSDNDYGRNGIQAFTEEVKKHGICIAFVGTILRTYPMDKMLDVVKIIKQSTVKVILAFASEGDFYPLMQEVVKQNITGIQWIASESLITAARPSTPEMYPAFGGALGFVVQKMAIPKLQPFLTSISPYADPSAAFVKDFWEMMVGCTPDPPGEHTGTKAVHEVCTGNETLMNSQDVFFNVTEIRVSYNVYNAVYAIAHALHQLVFCQPAGGKVMKPCLNLSEIQPQKVTDHLRRVNFRNQFGDDVFFDANGDPPASYDIINWQLRDGQVQHVTVGHFVSAANGDYKLSIKDEDIVWRTGEMVPKSVCSNICPKGTRKAQIKGKPACCFDCIPCADGTIANSTGAADCTPCPREYWSNERKNECIPKTIEFLTYVEPMGIALTVVSLIGASLSLVTMIVFICYRETPVIKASNSELSCFLLFSLFLCFLCPLTFMGRPTVWTCMLRHTAFGVTFALCISCVLGKTIVVVTAFKATIPGKKAAAKFGPAQQRIIVCSCTLIQIVICVLWLRLNPPFSDMVFRYSNTKIVLECNTGSEAAFYAVLGYIGILAIICLALAFLARKLPDNFNEAKFITFSMLIFCAVWITFIPAYVSSPGKFTVAVEIFAILSSAFGLLISIFAPKCYIILIKPEKNTKKHVMGKL; encoded by the exons ATGATTGGAGGGATTTTCCCAGTTTTCAACAAAGAGACGAGTAGATCTTCTGCATTCAAGAGCAATCCACCTGGTGTTGAATGTGTGGG GTTTAAACTACAAAATTTTCGGTGGACCCAAGTGATGATATTTGCAATGGAAGAAATCAACAAAGATCCTGCTCTCCTGCCAAACATATCTCTTGGCTATAGGATCCTTGATTCATGTGCATCTCCTTCAAATGCTCTGCGTGCTGCACTGACACTGGCAAGCAGACCTGAGGAGACGGAATCGACTTCACCGTGTACACCAGCTATATCTGCCCTTATAGCTGCGTCGGGATCAACGCAATCTATAATTGTGGCTGGAGCTCTTGGACCGTTTCAAGTGCCAATA GTAAGTTACTTCTCAACATGTGCCTGCCTGAGTGACAAAACCAAATATCCTACATTTTTTCGGACAATTCCCAGCGACTACTTCCAGGCGAAAGCTTTGGCAGCACTGGTTAAACGTTTTGGCTGGCAGTGGATCGGAGCAATACACTCAGACAATGATTATGGGAGGAATGGGATCCAGGCTTTTACTGAGGAGGTTAAGAAACATGGGATCTGCATTGCATTTGTAGGGACAATTCTAAGAACATACCCTATGGATAAAATGCTGGATGTTGTGAAAATTATAAAGCAGTCAACTGTCAAGGTCATCCTTGCTTTTGCTTCAGAGGGTGACTTTTACCCTCTGATGCAAGAGGTGGTAAAACAGAATATCACAGGGATTCAGTGGATTGCCAGCGAGTCCTTGATAACAGCAGCTCGACCCTCCACACCTGAAATGTACCCAGCTTTTGGTGGAGCCCTAGGGTTCGTGGTGCAGAAGATGGCTATTCCAAAACTCCAACCTTTTCTTACAAGCATCAGCCCCTATGCTGATCCAAGTGCAGCCTTTGTAAAAGATTTCTGGGAGATGATGGTGGGCTGCACACCTGATCCACCTGGGGAGCACACAGGCACTAAGGCAGTGCATGAAGTATGCACTGGAAATGAGACATTAATGAATTCACAGGATGTGTtctttaatgtcacagagatcAGAGTGTCTTATAATGTCTACAACGCAGTTTATGCCATCGCTCACGCCCTACATCAGCTGGTTTTCTGCCAACCAGCTGGAGGAAAAGTaatgaaaccatgtttgaaTTTATCAGAAATTCAGCCCCAAAAG GTCACTGATCACTTAAGAAGGGTGAATTTCAGGAATCAGTTTGgggatgatgtgttttttgatgCCAATGGTGACCCTCCTGCTTCTTATGATATTATCAACTGGCAGCTGAGAGATGGTCAGGTGCAACATGTCACAGTGGGtcattttgtttctgctgctaaTGGTGATTATAAGCTCAGCATCAAGGATGAAGACATTGTGTGGCGGACAGGAGAAATG GTTCCGAAATCTGTGTGCTCTAATATTTGTCCAAAAGGAACAAGAAAAGCTCAAATAAAGGGAAAACCGGCCTGCTGTTTTGACTGTATTCCGTGTGCTGATGGAACTATAGCCAATTCAACAG GTGCAGCTGACTGCACTCCCTGTCCTCGGGAATACTGGTCCAACGAGAGAAAAAATGAGTGCATTCCTAAAACAATTGAGTTCCTGACGTACGTTGAGCCGATGGGAATCGCTCTCACAGTGGTATCCCTAATAGGGGCTTCACTGTCTTTGGTCACAATGATTGTCTTCATCTGCTACAGAGAAACTCCTGTCATAAAGGCCAGCAACTCTGAGCTcagctgtttcctgttgttttctctttttttgtgtttcctctgtccCCTCACTTTCATGGGCAGACCCACAGTCTGGACGTGCATGCTGCGCCACACAGCATTTGGTGTCACGTTTGCACTTTGTATTTCCTGTGTCTTGGGAAAAACTATAGTTGTAGTCACAGCTTTCAAGGCTACAATCCCTGGCAAGAAAGCTGCAGCAAAGTTTGGACCTGCACAGCAGAGGATAATAGTTTGCTCCTGCACTTTGATTCAGATAGTTATATGTGTGTTGTGGCTGAGATTGAACCCTCCTTTCTCAGACATGGTTTTCAGATACAGCAACACAAAGATTGTTTTAGAGTGCAACACAGGCTCTGAGGCTGCTTTTTATGCAGTACTGGGTTACATCGGGATCCTTGCAATAATATGTCTGGCCCTGGCTTTTCTAGCAAGAAAGTTGCCTGATAACTTTAATGAAGCTAAATTTATCACCTTCAGCATGCTGATATTCTGTGCTGTCTGGATCACCTTTATCCCAGCGTATGTCAGCTCTCCTGGGAAgttcactgtagctgttgagaTTTTTGCCATTTTATCTTCAGCATTTGGATTATTGATAAGCATTTTTGCACCAAAATGTTACATAATATTGATCAAGCCAGAAAAAAATACCAAGAAACATGTCATgggaaaactgtaa